Proteins encoded by one window of uncultured Bacteroides sp.:
- a CDS encoding M23 family metallopeptidase: MKRYIIALMLLGEFSLSAQEIKKAEFVTPLNTSLILSGNFGELRPNHFHGGLDFRTQGKTGLPVYSIADGYISKIDVSIGSGYMLHVRHKNGYTSIYRHMLGFVRTIADYTEKYQYAHELDEVSIDLSPDDFPVKAGQQIGWSGNEGYSFGPHLHMDILDTESGDNVDPLQFYINLIKDTKAPRAESIMLFPQRGKGVVNGKQSNQSFPSYGKQMIEAWGEIGVGIRAHDYMDNIQRHYGVHAITLYVDGKQVCCSDMDHFSSYENRMVYSWTYAGYLKSFRDPGNTLRFLHTGDNRGIININEERDYKFLYVLKDVYGNMSRCEFTVRGRKHDIPEWDPKSKDVLKWNELNVLKKPGVQLIVPAGMVYQDEPVNFETFDVPGAISLDCKLHNVALPLLASCELQIGVKKMVTSDTKKYYIAQKIGNRFKSVGGVFSNGYVCADIKELGTYTVKVDTIRPRIAPVGKSYWTKAGIISFSIYDNETGIKYYKGKIDGKFALFHFRLMSSRLSCRLDSRKVQKGILHNVELLLIDNCGNTSIYRDSFKW; encoded by the coding sequence ATGAAAAGATATATAATTGCTCTGATGCTTTTAGGCGAATTTTCGCTTTCAGCTCAGGAGATAAAGAAGGCTGAATTTGTGACGCCGTTAAACACTTCACTTATACTTAGTGGTAATTTTGGAGAGTTGAGGCCTAATCATTTTCACGGAGGGCTTGATTTCAGAACACAAGGAAAAACGGGATTGCCTGTTTATAGTATTGCAGACGGATACATCTCTAAAATAGATGTATCTATTGGGTCAGGATACATGCTTCATGTGAGACATAAGAATGGTTACACCTCTATTTACCGTCACATGCTTGGTTTTGTGCGTACAATTGCCGATTATACTGAAAAGTACCAGTATGCTCATGAGTTGGATGAAGTGAGCATAGATCTTTCTCCGGATGATTTTCCTGTAAAAGCAGGTCAGCAAATAGGGTGGAGTGGTAATGAAGGTTATTCTTTCGGTCCGCACTTGCACATGGATATCCTTGATACAGAGTCAGGAGATAATGTAGATCCTCTTCAGTTCTATATTAATCTGATTAAAGATACTAAGGCTCCCAGAGCAGAATCTATCATGTTATTTCCGCAAAGAGGAAAAGGTGTGGTAAATGGTAAACAATCTAATCAATCTTTTCCTTCTTATGGGAAACAGATGATTGAAGCCTGGGGAGAAATTGGCGTTGGAATCAGAGCGCATGACTATATGGATAATATCCAACGTCATTATGGTGTTCATGCCATAACATTGTATGTAGATGGAAAACAAGTTTGCTGCAGTGATATGGATCATTTTTCTTCTTATGAGAATAGAATGGTATATTCATGGACCTATGCCGGATATCTGAAATCTTTTCGTGATCCCGGAAATACGCTGCGATTCTTACATACCGGAGACAATCGTGGAATTATAAATATAAATGAAGAGCGTGATTATAAGTTTCTGTATGTGTTGAAGGATGTCTATGGAAATATGTCGCGTTGTGAATTTACGGTTCGCGGACGCAAACATGATATTCCTGAATGGGACCCTAAGAGCAAGGATGTTTTGAAGTGGAATGAATTGAATGTTCTCAAGAAACCGGGCGTTCAGCTGATAGTTCCTGCTGGGATGGTGTATCAGGATGAGCCGGTTAACTTTGAAACTTTTGATGTTCCCGGAGCAATTTCATTAGATTGTAAACTGCATAATGTTGCGTTGCCTCTTCTTGCATCCTGTGAATTGCAGATTGGTGTTAAAAAGATGGTTACATCAGATACAAAGAAATATTATATTGCTCAGAAAATAGGTAATAGATTTAAATCTGTTGGAGGGGTGTTTTCTAACGGATATGTTTGTGCTGATATAAAAGAGCTCGGCACATATACAGTGAAAGTAGATACAATTCGTCCGAGGATAGCTCCGGTTGGAAAGAGCTACTGGACAAAAGCCGGAATCATATCTTTTTCAATTTATGATAATGAAACAGGTATTAAATACTATAAGGGAAAAATAGACGGAAAGTTTGCTCTCTTTCATTTTAGGTTGATGAGTTCCCGTTTGAGCTGTAGGCTTGACTCCAGAAAGGTTCAGAAAGGAATTTTGCACAACGTAGAATTACTGCTAATAGACAATTGTGGCAATACTTCTATTTATCGTGATTCATTTAAGTGGTAA
- a CDS encoding TIGR01777 family oxidoreductase, with the protein MKVAITGSTGFIGKHLTTFLIDKGVEVHAIKREHFLPDQKLKLASLLSGCDAVINLAGASINCRWTKANKQEIRDSRVKITRILVQTINELATKPEVLLSISAVGIYTNKEVWSERSGAYDKGFLASVCLDWEAEAKKVSPDVRLVIPRLGVVLGKDGGAFPKMFLPFRFYAGGRIASGNQGFSWIHIDDLLDIFWTIINTKKIKGIIHCTAPQMCDNLIFTYTLAKVSHRPVFLHIPSFIFRIIYGESASLITKGPKVFPYKLLNYGYLFQYPEIKSALKNLCN; encoded by the coding sequence ATGAAAGTAGCAATTACAGGAAGTACAGGATTTATAGGAAAACACCTTACCACTTTCTTAATAGATAAAGGTGTAGAAGTTCACGCCATAAAGAGAGAGCATTTTCTTCCAGATCAGAAGTTGAAGCTAGCTTCTCTTTTGAGTGGCTGTGATGCAGTAATCAATTTGGCCGGCGCTTCTATAAATTGCCGCTGGACAAAAGCTAATAAACAGGAAATAAGGGATAGCCGGGTTAAGATAACCCGAATTTTAGTACAAACAATCAATGAACTTGCTACTAAGCCGGAAGTTCTTCTTTCTATTTCAGCTGTTGGCATATACACAAACAAGGAGGTTTGGAGCGAAAGATCTGGGGCTTACGACAAAGGCTTCCTGGCAAGTGTTTGTCTGGATTGGGAAGCTGAAGCAAAAAAAGTTTCACCAGATGTACGTTTAGTAATTCCACGACTTGGGGTTGTGCTAGGCAAAGACGGTGGCGCCTTCCCTAAAATGTTTCTCCCATTCCGCTTTTATGCAGGAGGAAGAATTGCATCTGGAAATCAAGGCTTCTCATGGATACATATAGACGACCTGCTAGATATTTTCTGGACAATAATCAATACCAAAAAAATCAAAGGTATTATTCATTGCACTGCTCCTCAAATGTGTGACAACCTTATATTTACATACACACTAGCAAAAGTAAGCCACCGACCGGTTTTCTTGCATATACCTTCTTTCATATTCAGAATTATTTATGGAGAAAGCGCCTCTCTGATAACTAAAGGGCCAAAAGTTTTTCCATATAAGTTATTGAATTATGGATATTTATTTCAATATCCGGAGATAAAATCTGCTCTGAAGAATCTTTGTAATTAG
- a CDS encoding ammonium transporter translates to MKKRWVIMMAVLVIFCIIGVFTPETAGLWEPDAKVNFTDVAWMLTATIFVLMMTPGLSFFYGGMVRQKNVISTILQSFIAMGVISVLWVVFGFSLAFGDDIGGFVGNPATFFMFNGVGAKTNALLSPTIPLALYALFQMKFAIITPSLITGSFAERVRFSAYMVFMILFCIFVYCPLAHWTWHPDGFLRQLGVVDFAGGIVVHASSGVAALTGALFLGKRCDQGGDKTPANIALVILGASMLWLGWFGFNAGSSLAANGIAVKAFLNTNTASATAMLAWVFFDCLRGRKPSAMGAAIGAVVGMVAITPSAGYVTVGQSMFIALITTIVCNVAVHWKNYNSVDDALDVFPIHGVGGITGTILTGVFVNGLVAGNIHIFLIHILAVAIVCVYTFVVTYALYWITDRMIPMRVSVKSEHIGLDISQHDESYGIRFGERELAEYLELEKMEEK, encoded by the coding sequence ATGAAAAAGAGATGGGTTATTATGATGGCTGTTCTGGTCATCTTTTGTATTATCGGAGTATTTACTCCTGAAACAGCTGGACTTTGGGAGCCCGACGCAAAAGTCAATTTTACTGATGTTGCATGGATGCTCACAGCAACTATTTTTGTTTTAATGATGACTCCAGGACTATCATTCTTTTATGGTGGCATGGTGCGTCAGAAAAATGTTATATCCACTATCCTTCAGAGTTTTATTGCGATGGGAGTGATTAGTGTTCTTTGGGTTGTTTTTGGATTTAGTCTTGCTTTTGGTGATGATATTGGTGGTTTTGTTGGCAATCCAGCTACTTTCTTTATGTTTAATGGAGTTGGAGCAAAAACAAATGCACTTTTATCTCCTACAATACCATTGGCTTTGTATGCTTTGTTTCAAATGAAATTTGCAATCATAACTCCTTCATTAATAACTGGATCATTTGCTGAACGGGTACGTTTTTCGGCATACATGGTATTTATGATTTTGTTCTGCATATTTGTATATTGTCCATTGGCACACTGGACATGGCATCCTGACGGCTTTTTGCGCCAATTAGGAGTAGTCGATTTTGCTGGTGGTATTGTGGTGCATGCTTCTTCTGGTGTTGCTGCATTAACAGGTGCTTTATTCTTAGGAAAACGTTGCGACCAGGGAGGAGATAAGACTCCGGCCAATATTGCATTAGTTATTTTGGGTGCATCAATGCTTTGGTTAGGATGGTTTGGTTTCAATGCTGGATCTTCACTTGCAGCTAACGGGATAGCTGTAAAGGCATTCTTAAATACAAATACAGCTTCGGCTACAGCAATGCTTGCATGGGTATTTTTCGACTGTCTTCGTGGACGTAAACCTTCAGCAATGGGAGCTGCAATTGGAGCAGTAGTTGGCATGGTTGCCATTACTCCTTCTGCTGGTTACGTAACTGTAGGTCAAAGCATGTTTATTGCTTTAATAACAACAATAGTTTGTAATGTGGCAGTACACTGGAAAAATTATAATTCAGTAGATGATGCATTGGATGTATTCCCTATTCATGGTGTAGGAGGTATTACCGGAACTATTCTTACTGGTGTCTTTGTTAATGGTTTGGTTGCCGGAAATATACATATCTTTCTTATACATATACTAGCAGTGGCTATTGTGTGTGTGTATACCTTTGTAGTAACTTATGCCCTTTACTGGATTACAGATAGAATGATACCAATGCGTGTCTCTGTTAAGAGTGAGCATATTGGTCTTGATATCAGTCAGCATGATGAATCTTATGGAATACGTTTTGGAGAAAGAGAACTGGCTGAATATTTAGAACTTGAAAAAATGGAAGAGAAATAG
- the ald gene encoding alanine dehydrogenase: MIIGIPKEIKSNENRVSLTPGGAKELTKRGHSVYVQHNAGINSGFEDEAYVAAGANILSTIEKVYEIAEMIVKVKEPIESEYKLIKPNQVVFTYFHFASEKELTYAMLETGAICIAYETVEKEDRTLPLLIPMSEVAGRMSIQEGARFLEQPQGGKGLLMSGVPGVKPAKVLILGGGIVGTNAALMAAGMGADVVITDISLPRLRYLSEIMPPNVKTLYSSTHNIEDELPTTDLVIGAVLIPGAKTPHLITRDMLKFLRKGSLMVDVAIDQGGCFETSHPTTHTNPQYIVDGVVHYCVANIPGAVPFTSTLALTNATFPYVLSLASKGWEQACKEDKSLTLGLNIVKGKVTYPAVAETFGLNYEPVNL, from the coding sequence ATGATTATCGGAATCCCAAAAGAGATAAAAAGCAATGAGAACAGAGTCTCACTTACACCCGGCGGTGCTAAGGAGTTGACAAAAAGAGGTCATTCTGTTTATGTGCAACACAATGCTGGTATCAACAGCGGTTTTGAAGATGAAGCTTATGTAGCGGCTGGAGCAAATATTCTGTCTACTATAGAAAAGGTTTATGAAATAGCCGAAATGATTGTCAAAGTGAAAGAACCTATTGAATCAGAATACAAATTAATAAAACCAAATCAAGTAGTATTTACCTACTTCCACTTTGCATCAGAAAAAGAGCTGACTTATGCTATGCTAGAAACCGGAGCAATCTGCATTGCTTACGAAACAGTAGAAAAAGAAGATAGAACGCTACCTTTGCTTATTCCAATGTCGGAAGTAGCAGGAAGAATGTCAATACAGGAAGGAGCACGTTTTCTTGAACAGCCGCAGGGAGGAAAGGGTCTGCTAATGAGTGGAGTTCCCGGAGTTAAGCCGGCAAAGGTATTAATCCTCGGAGGGGGTATTGTTGGAACAAATGCAGCTTTAATGGCTGCCGGAATGGGAGCTGATGTAGTAATCACAGATATTTCACTTCCACGTCTGCGTTATTTAAGTGAGATTATGCCTCCAAACGTAAAGACACTCTACTCTTCAACACACAATATAGAAGATGAACTACCTACAACTGATCTTGTTATTGGAGCAGTATTAATCCCTGGAGCAAAGACACCTCATCTAATCACTCGTGATATGTTGAAATTTCTCAGAAAAGGTAGCCTAATGGTTGATGTTGCCATTGACCAGGGCGGATGTTTTGAAACGTCTCATCCCACCACACATACTAACCCTCAATACATTGTAGACGGAGTAGTACATTATTGCGTGGCTAATATTCCTGGAGCAGTGCCATTTACTTCTACCCTTGCTCTTACAAATGCAACATTCCCTTATGTTTTATCATTAGCAAGCAAAGGTTGGGAACAAGCATGTAAGGAAGATAAAAGTCTGACTTTAGGACTTAATATAGTAAAAGGGAAGGTTACTTACCCTGCTGTAGCTGAAACATTTGGATTAAATTATGAACCTGTAAATCTATAA
- a CDS encoding nitronate monooxygenase, producing MNRICNLFGIQYPIVQGGMVWCSGWRLASAVSNAGGLGLIGAGSMHPEVLREHIQKCKQATDKPFGVNIPLMYPQIEEIMKIVVEERVKIVFTSAGNPKTWTSFLKQNGITVVHVVSSARFAEKCESAGVDAIVAEGFEAGGHNGREETTTLCLIPSVRKATTLPLISAGGIATGTGMLAVMALGAEGVQMGTRFALTKESSAHDTFKEYCLTLGEGDTKLLLKKLAPARLAKGKFFSEVEEAEARGASVEEMRELLGKSRAKKGIFEGNLEEGELEIGQVSSLLHELKPVAEVIKEIIDDFNTCRQAVTEFPSF from the coding sequence ATGAACAGAATATGCAATCTTTTTGGAATTCAATATCCTATTGTACAGGGAGGAATGGTGTGGTGCAGCGGATGGCGCCTAGCTTCCGCAGTAAGTAATGCAGGGGGATTAGGTTTAATCGGAGCTGGATCCATGCATCCCGAAGTTCTTCGCGAGCATATCCAAAAATGTAAGCAGGCAACAGATAAACCTTTCGGAGTAAATATCCCGCTTATGTATCCTCAGATTGAAGAAATAATGAAGATAGTGGTGGAAGAAAGGGTAAAGATTGTTTTTACCTCGGCTGGCAATCCCAAAACATGGACATCTTTTCTGAAGCAAAACGGAATAACTGTGGTTCATGTGGTTTCCAGCGCCAGGTTTGCTGAGAAGTGTGAATCTGCAGGAGTTGATGCGATTGTAGCTGAAGGCTTTGAAGCAGGTGGGCACAACGGAAGAGAGGAGACAACAACTCTTTGCCTTATTCCTTCAGTTCGGAAAGCAACCACTCTACCTTTGATTTCTGCAGGTGGAATTGCTACAGGTACAGGAATGCTGGCAGTAATGGCCCTGGGAGCAGAAGGAGTTCAGATGGGAACACGTTTTGCGCTTACAAAAGAAAGTTCAGCTCACGATACTTTTAAAGAATACTGTCTGACTCTTGGTGAAGGCGATACTAAACTTCTTTTAAAGAAACTTGCTCCAGCCCGATTGGCTAAAGGTAAATTCTTCTCAGAAGTAGAAGAAGCTGAGGCTCGTGGCGCATCTGTGGAAGAGATGCGTGAATTGTTGGGTAAAAGCCGTGCAAAGAAGGGAATCTTTGAAGGAAATCTGGAAGAGGGAGAACTGGAGATTGGTCAGGTGTCTTCATTGCTTCATGAATTAAAACCTGTTGCTGAGGTTATAAAAGAAATTATTGACGATTTCAACACTTGTCGACAAGCGGTTACTGAATTTCCTTCTTTTTAA
- a CDS encoding DUF4943 family protein: MKNYIWSLLVGILLFTSCNGEDVDFNNPDPVAFVEQIKAGTYDTKSPYGFVEVPIFAKKDIPELITHVKDMSTIPFFPANMVTSYGPNANYRLGECIMWTIESIRVGRYASLGCKLIHTDVNEHMQYAFLSDKEVKGVADLYVKWWNKVMNQPEYSLKDSFLEDPLAGTNYRWN, encoded by the coding sequence ATGAAAAATTATATATGGTCATTATTGGTAGGCATTTTACTTTTTACGAGCTGTAACGGTGAGGATGTTGATTTTAATAATCCTGATCCCGTAGCTTTTGTAGAACAAATAAAGGCAGGTACGTATGATACAAAAAGTCCTTATGGATTTGTGGAAGTTCCTATCTTTGCTAAGAAAGATATTCCTGAGTTAATAACTCATGTTAAAGATATGTCTACAATCCCTTTCTTCCCGGCCAATATGGTGACTTCATACGGGCCTAATGCCAATTATAGGTTGGGAGAATGTATTATGTGGACAATAGAATCAATTAGGGTAGGCCGTTATGCGTCTTTAGGATGTAAGCTTATTCATACAGATGTAAATGAACATATGCAATATGCTTTTCTTTCGGATAAAGAAGTTAAGGGGGTTGCCGATTTATATGTAAAATGGTGGAATAAGGTGATGAACCAACCAGAATATAGTTTGAAGGATTCTTTTTTAGAAGATCCTTTAGCGGGTACAAATTATCGTTGGAATTAA
- a CDS encoding outer membrane beta-barrel protein — MKKNEDELTELFRSRLKQYEIPLKEDMWEDLEKELSKPSPRKLYTACFIAAAAIFLILLACSAAVWMFAPQKETSSSLCKVSAPVIEKHAAIAKVEKAILSELPAEKSEEQVALLKQQDVIQSSAEQNPVDSVAEEAESDNQPEKTILATDIKQMDVLAENENAAPEIYIPNEWTVGLNVSVEKGKTISSIGDNLQPITINHKSPISIGLSISKRITDNLSLESGLNYTFLCSDSKDASGAEINNRKIHFLGIPLKANWTFLKRKKLNLYLSVGGMLEECISPKTSCGSGGSDEQPLSINGLQCSLASSVGLQYNTSEHLALFAEPGLAYYFDDHTLASTIRRERPLNFNLRCGVKVMY, encoded by the coding sequence ATGAAGAAAAATGAAGATGAATTAACCGAATTGTTTCGCTCAAGGCTGAAGCAATATGAGATTCCATTGAAAGAGGACATGTGGGAGGATCTGGAAAAAGAACTATCCAAACCTTCTCCCAGAAAGCTATACACTGCATGCTTTATAGCTGCTGCCGCTATTTTTCTGATATTGCTTGCCTGCTCGGCTGCAGTATGGATGTTTGCCCCTCAAAAAGAAACATCTTCATCATTATGCAAAGTTTCGGCTCCTGTAATAGAAAAACATGCAGCAATTGCCAAAGTTGAAAAAGCTATTCTCAGTGAACTACCTGCAGAAAAGAGTGAAGAACAAGTAGCTTTGCTCAAACAGCAGGACGTTATTCAAAGCTCTGCTGAACAGAATCCTGTTGATTCTGTAGCTGAAGAAGCAGAGTCTGATAACCAACCTGAAAAAACTATTCTGGCAACAGATATAAAGCAGATGGATGTTTTGGCAGAGAATGAAAATGCAGCTCCGGAAATCTATATTCCAAATGAATGGACAGTGGGATTGAATGTCTCTGTAGAAAAAGGCAAAACAATCTCTTCAATCGGAGATAATCTTCAACCGATTACCATAAATCATAAATCTCCAATTTCCATAGGATTATCCATCAGTAAAAGAATTACAGATAATCTGTCTTTGGAAAGTGGCTTGAATTATACTTTTTTATGTTCTGATTCGAAAGACGCAAGTGGAGCAGAAATTAATAATCGGAAAATCCACTTCCTGGGAATTCCTCTCAAGGCTAACTGGACTTTCCTTAAACGTAAGAAACTAAATCTTTATCTGTCTGTTGGTGGGATGCTTGAAGAATGCATCTCTCCTAAAACAAGTTGTGGCTCCGGTGGTAGTGATGAACAACCTCTTTCCATAAACGGACTGCAATGCTCTTTGGCCTCATCTGTTGGATTACAATATAACACATCCGAACATCTGGCATTGTTTGCTGAACCTGGTTTAGCCTATTACTTTGATGATCATACGCTGGCTTCTACAATAAGAAGAGAACGACCTTTGAATTTTAATCTGCGCTGCGGAGTAAAAGTGATGTATTGA
- a CDS encoding sigma-70 family RNA polymerase sigma factor, with product MEDELELAKGCRAGDNVARKSLYTLYSKRLLAVCYRYTGDVDVAHDLLHDGFIKIYKSISKFNYRGEGSLELWMNRVMANLSLDYLQQRKKMQEVIVQEEELPDVVELPEKELYEGISDAQLMLFVTELPMGYRTVFNLYVFEEKTHKEIATMLHINEHSSTSQLHRAKSMLAKRIKEYIRNEEK from the coding sequence TTGGAAGATGAGTTAGAATTGGCAAAAGGATGCCGGGCAGGCGATAATGTTGCTCGGAAGAGTCTTTACACTCTTTACTCCAAGCGGTTACTTGCCGTTTGCTATCGTTATACAGGCGATGTTGATGTTGCTCACGATCTTCTTCACGATGGCTTTATAAAGATATATAAGTCCATTTCAAAATTCAACTATCGTGGTGAAGGCTCTTTGGAATTGTGGATGAATCGTGTAATGGCTAATCTTTCATTGGACTACTTGCAGCAAAGAAAAAAAATGCAGGAAGTAATAGTTCAGGAAGAAGAACTGCCGGATGTGGTTGAATTGCCCGAAAAGGAATTGTACGAAGGGATTTCTGATGCACAGTTAATGCTTTTTGTTACAGAATTACCGATGGGGTATCGCACAGTATTCAATTTATATGTGTTCGAAGAAAAGACACATAAAGAAATCGCTACTATGCTTCACATCAATGAACACTCATCCACTTCACAACTTCACAGAGCAAAAAGTATGTTAGCAAAGAGAATTAAAGAATATATCCGCAATGAAGAAAAATGA
- the nadC gene encoding carboxylating nicotinate-nucleotide diphosphorylase, which produces MNDLIDRLIDLAFAEDIGDGDHTTLSCIPATAMGKSKLLIKEEGVLAGIEIAKEIFNRFDPELKVEVFINDGAEVKPGDVAMIVEGKVQSLLQTERLMLNVMQRMSGIATTTRKYVKALEGTNTRVLDTRKTTPGMRMLEKEAVKIGGGVNHRIGLFDMILLKDNHVDFAGGIDKAITRAKEYCKAKGKDLKIEIEVRNFDELKQVLDLGGVDRIMLDNFNTDNTRKAVEMIAGRFETESSGGITFKTLRDYAECGVDYISVGALTHSVKGLDMSFKAC; this is translated from the coding sequence ATGAATGATTTAATTGACAGACTAATAGATCTGGCTTTTGCCGAAGATATAGGCGATGGCGACCATACAACTCTTTCCTGTATCCCTGCTACTGCTATGGGGAAATCCAAACTTCTTATCAAAGAAGAAGGTGTACTTGCAGGAATAGAAATAGCAAAAGAAATTTTTAATCGTTTTGATCCTGAACTGAAGGTTGAGGTATTTATTAACGATGGTGCGGAAGTAAAACCGGGAGATGTGGCAATGATTGTGGAAGGAAAAGTACAATCTTTGTTGCAAACAGAACGGTTAATGCTGAACGTGATGCAGCGTATGAGCGGAATTGCAACCACAACTCGCAAATATGTGAAGGCTTTGGAAGGAACAAATACCAGAGTGCTCGATACACGTAAAACAACTCCGGGCATGCGTATGCTGGAAAAAGAGGCTGTAAAAATAGGTGGTGGTGTAAATCACCGCATCGGACTGTTTGATATGATTTTGCTGAAAGATAATCATGTGGACTTTGCCGGTGGAATTGATAAAGCCATTACTCGTGCAAAGGAATACTGCAAAGCAAAAGGGAAAGATTTGAAGATTGAAATTGAAGTGCGTAACTTTGATGAACTTAAACAAGTACTTGATCTTGGTGGGGTAGACCGCATTATGCTCGATAATTTCAATACTGATAATACCCGTAAAGCTGTAGAAATGATTGCAGGCAGATTCGAAACTGAATCTTCGGGCGGTATTACCTTCAAGACTCTTCGTGATTATGCAGAATGTGGCGTTGACTATATTTCTGTAGGCGCGCTCACTCATTCAGTGAAAGGACTTGATATGAGTTTCAAAGCATGCTGA
- a CDS encoding DUF4783 domain-containing protein — translation MKKRILLMFTAFIFCVAFAQTQNIPSGLTTAFKNGSAQDLAPFLGNQVVVIIRDNTQTFSKSETQKAMAGFFSANKVTGFTVNHQGDRNQSGFIIGTLSTANGSFRVNCFFKKSGNDSALIHQIRIVKTNE, via the coding sequence ATGAAAAAACGAATCCTTTTAATGTTTACGGCTTTTATATTTTGTGTAGCTTTTGCTCAAACGCAAAATATACCTTCCGGGTTGACAACGGCCTTTAAAAACGGAAGTGCACAGGATTTAGCCCCGTTCCTGGGTAATCAGGTAGTAGTAATTATTCGGGATAACACACAAACTTTTAGTAAATCAGAAACTCAGAAGGCTATGGCCGGCTTTTTTTCTGCAAATAAGGTTACCGGATTTACAGTAAACCATCAGGGAGACAGAAACCAGTCGGGCTTTATTATCGGTACTTTAAGTACTGCAAACGGCTCATTCAGGGTAAATTGTTTTTTTAAGAAGAGCGGCAACGATTCAGCTTTAATTCATCAAATTAGAATAGTTAAAACAAATGAATGA
- the rlmH gene encoding 23S rRNA (pseudouridine(1915)-N(3))-methyltransferase RlmH: MKIALIVVGRTVEKHYITAINDYIERTKHFISFDMEVIPELKNTKSLTMDQQKEKEGELILKAFQPGDVIVLLDEFGKEFRSVDFANWIEKKMANVNKRLVFVIGGPYGFSQKVYEAAHEKISLSKMTFSHQMVRLIFVEQLYRAMTILNNGPYHHE, from the coding sequence ATGAAAATAGCACTAATTGTTGTAGGAAGAACTGTAGAAAAACATTATATCACTGCAATAAATGATTATATTGAGCGCACAAAACACTTCATCTCTTTTGATATGGAGGTAATTCCAGAACTGAAAAACACCAAGAGCCTGACTATGGATCAGCAGAAAGAAAAAGAAGGCGAGCTGATTTTAAAGGCATTTCAGCCCGGCGATGTTATTGTTCTGCTCGATGAATTTGGCAAGGAGTTCCGTTCTGTGGACTTTGCTAATTGGATTGAAAAGAAAATGGCTAATGTCAATAAGCGATTGGTTTTCGTTATTGGCGGACCTTATGGCTTTTCTCAGAAGGTATATGAGGCAGCTCACGAAAAGATTTCTCTCTCCAAAATGACATTTTCTCATCAAATGGTGCGGCTAATCTTTGTAGAACAGCTTTATCGGGCCATGACTATACTGAATAACGGCCCCTATCACCACGAATAA